Proteins encoded by one window of Haematobia irritans isolate KBUSLIRL chromosome 2, ASM5000362v1, whole genome shotgun sequence:
- the vkg gene encoding collagen alpha-1(IV) chain viking, protein MLPLPRDLFGLLGGNVAPKRHNQLLRSVVLIVCIATLIGQFVADAKEPEEKCNGVVCDCKGLKGRPGAIGLPGFQGYEGPPGDFGPVGPPGRPGEWGDPGEYGEQGEKGHRGDAGEPGLPGAAGLRGPPGDDGPQGPRGIDGCDGKPGQQGTPGAPGRHGARGEIGKPGPPGPTGDAGEGGINSKGTKGSRGDRGIDGYDGQIGFPGMKGYKGDSGFPGADGAKGEMGPKGYKGEMAEDADLILISQGAQGEKGEPGEGEEGYWKPQNVVKGYKGDRGFKGDKGIPGRRGETGDRGRDGLPGARGDTGEVGERGKPGKPGDAGLPGPKGVKGAPGYNGHDGQDGLPGEIGDDGYDGIPGVQGYPGPPGIYDPNLDESLPGPTGPQGDIGPPGPPGLAGIPGKQGRRGPRGNTGPPGDPGYDGLPGRRGASIKGDEGDYGLMGLPGPMGPPGPPGPVGRVGQRGADGRSVHGPKGYAGIPGLPGLPGYRGDRGDTGLPGEKGAAGLGVNVVGPPGADGLPGPRGQPGTDGLPGYRGMIGDKGMRGDDCGICPAGPKGSQGIHGDAGFPGIHGARGLHGLPGARGPKGPQGKPGFVGFKGQSGPDGIPGEPGRPGLPGTPGVVQRTGEQRKPEDGDQGDYGERGAQGETGDRGYDGRPGMPGLRGETGMRGDYGDAGRPGRDGAPGRAGRDGMNGRDDNTPKMYLIGEKGYDGRRGAPGDFGDKGVKGQKGAPNPGQVFDNKGERGDVGYPGEQGPQGPKGEPGSVGIDGGRGDMGLPGRVISGPVGAKGYPGVAGEVGLHGAAGNPGMDGAPGVDGLAGVKGMRGEPGPYILAGEMGPDGPPGPKGMAGDEGFRGRPGPTGRPGVKGVKGETGDHGPDGLRGLPGTKGIRGDILMGYPGLAGEPGRNGRIAPHGRKGQKGETGVPGVQGVQGAKGDIGATGRRGEHGDRGMPGNPGVMGMQGLVGIPGEQGDRGELGEDGRHGDMGPRGVMGAMGLKGQMGDVGPYGRRGNDGMHGRKGEQGDMGYPGRMGAKGFASRSGIKGERGESGYLGPRGYDGLPGEKGMQGLPGDEAYGQDGMPGRKGETGVPGMNGMNGLPGLKGIRGDYGLMGRMGEQGDRGNEGRPGYPGVPGKVGYDGAIGPMGPMGLVGERGEVGEMGYAGYVGLAGDRGDAGEPGAFGPQGEHGDEGLPGRPGILLVGYAQRGDKGEPGIRGETGPMGEMGPDGSPGFPGRKGERGDFGLVGLPGTDGYAGINGERGDKGYPGPPGHTPSFAEPGEEGDMGYDGLPGRPGRIGPKGAPGDMGEYGLDGMKGEMGMSIMGPKGMTGDIGYPGANGRNGLHGMAGLKGERGDLGPQGMRGEPGYAIPGLRGDHGDVGPQGAPGLEGRKGEMGMHGRPGRTGPMGQRGPRGPMGDPGFDGRNGLDGLKGVLGEPGVTFPFRMARKGERGEPGMDGFKGQMGDMGPEGEMGFQGAVGQRGYQGERGLMGLTGPDGPKGEMGMIGAPGLTGYTGVMGPKGPTGDPAPPPPPPKSRGFIFVRHSQTVLTPQCPPNTNFMWEGYSLAGSIGNARAHAQDLGRAGSCMRRFSTMPYMTCDGSVCNYGQTNDDSMWLATDEPMNFAMIPIQANVIQKYISRCAVCETTTRVIALHSQSMTIPECPSGWEEMWTGYSYFMTTTDNTGGLGQNLVSPGSCLEQFRAQPIIECHGQGKCNLYDPVTSFWLAVIEEHEMWQMPQSQTLKKDQTSKISRCSVCRRRNNSFITRSHTFDSSATAFRRGYEAEIPAPQNRPSYQQQQQSSYHQQSTYQQQQPAFQQQPTYQQQPNYQQQPPSSYPSRTQGINRRPYSGYGRVNPNRSRYPRADTTAP, encoded by the exons GAGCCGGAGGAGAAATGTAATGGAGTGGTCTGTGATTGTAAAGGCTTGAAAGGACGTCCCGGTGCTATTGGTTTACCAGGTTTCCAAGGGTATGAGGGACCTCCAGGTGATTTTGGTCCCGTTGGTCCTCCAGGTCGCCCTGGTGAATGGGGTGATCCTGGTGAGTATGGTGAACAAGGTGAAAAGGGCCATCGT GGTGATGCTGGAGAACCTGGTCTTCCTGGTGCAGCTGGCCTACGT ggTCCTCCTGGTGATGATGGTCCTCAAGGTCCCCGTGGTATTGACGGTTGCGATGGTAAACCCGGCCAACAGGGTACTCCTGGTGCACCCGGCCGTCATGGTGCCCGTGGTGAAATTGGCAAACCTGGTCCTCCTGGTCCCACTGGTGATGCTGGTGAGGGTGGTATAAATTCGAAAGGTACCAAAGGTAGTCGTGGTGATCGCGGTATTGATGGTTATGATGGCCAAATCGGTTTTCCCGGCATGAAAGGCTATAAAGGCGACTCTGGATTCCCCGGTGCTGATGGAGCCAAGGGTGAAATGGGTCCCAAAGGTTATAAGGGTGAAATGGCCGAGGATGCAGACCTGATCTTAATATCACAAGGTGCTCAAGGTGAAAAAGGTGAACCAGGAGAAGGCGAGGAAGGTTATTGGAAACCCCAGAATGTTGTAAAAGGGTACAAGGGCGACCGTGGCTTTAAGGGCGACAAAGGTATTCCCGGTCGTAGAGGTGAAACCGGTGATAGGGGTCGTGATGGTTTGCCTGGTGCACGTGGTGATACAGGTGAAGTTGGTGAGCGTGGTAAGCCTGGTAAACCTGGTGATGCCGGCCTCCCCGGTCCCAAAGGTGTAAAAGGTGCTCCTGGTTACAATGGTCACGATGGTCAAGATGGTCTTCCGGGCGAGATTGGTGATGACGGCTACGATGGTATTCCTGGTGTACAAGGTTATCCTGGCCCTCCCGGTATTTATGATCCCAATCTTGACGAGTCTTTGCCTGGACCCACCGGTCCCCAAGGTGATATTGGTCCGCCTGGACCTCCCGGTCTAGCTGGTATTCCTGGAAAACAAGGCCGTCGAGGACCTCGCGGTAACACTGGTCCTCCTGGTGATCCTGGTTATGATGGTCTACCTGGTCGTCGTGGCGCAAGTATCAAAGGTGACGAAGGTGACTACGGCCTCATGGGCCTACCTGGTCCCATGGGTCCACCTGGTCCACCCGGTCCAGTGGGTCGAGTTGGTCAAAGGGGTGCCGATGGTAGAAGTGTACATGGTCCCAAGGGTTATGCTGGTATTCCAGGTTTGCCTGGACTTCCTGGTTATCGTGGCGATCGTGGTGACACTGGTTTACCTGGAGAAAAAGGTGCTGCTGGTCTTGGTGTCAATGTTGTAGGACCTCCTGGAGCTGATGGTCTGCCTGGTCCTCGTGGTCAACCTGGTACAGATGGTCTCCCTGGCTACCGTGGCATGATTGGTGACAAGGGTATGCGTGGTGATGATTGCGGTATTTGCCCAGCCGGACCAAAGGGAAGTCAGGGCATACATGGTGATGCTGGTTTCCCGGGCATTCATGGTGCCAGAGGTTTACATGGTCTACCCGGTGCGAGAGGTCCTAAGGGTCCTCAAGGAAAACCTGGATTTGTTGGTTTCAAGGGTCAATCTGGTCCAGATGGTATTCCCGGTGAACCTGGTCGTCCTGGTCTTCCTGGTACCCCTGGTGTAGTGCAAAGAACTGGTGAACAACGTAAACCTGAGGACGGCGATCAGGGTGATTATGGTGAACGCGGAGCTCAAGGTGAAACTGGTGATCGTGGCTATGATGGCCGCCCTGGCATGCCTGGTTTAAGAGGAGAAACTGGTATGCGTGGAGACTATGGCGATGCTGGCAGACCTGGTAGGGACGGTGCTCCAGGACGTGCGGGCAGGGACGGAATGAATGGACGCGACGACAATACaccaaaaatgtatttgattGGTGAAAAAGGTTACGATGGTCGCAG AGGTGCACCCGGTGATTTTGGTGACAAAGGTGTCAAGGGTCAAAAGGGTGCCCCCAATCCTGGACAAGTATTCGACAACAAAGGCGAGCGTGGTGATGTTGGCTATCCAGGTGAACAAGGCCCACAAGGTCCAAAGGGTGAGCCTGGCTCTGTTGGCATTGATGGAGGTCGTGGTGATATGGGTTTGCCCGGTAGAGTAATATCAGGACCTGTAGGTGCTAAGGGTTACCCCGGAGTTGCTGGCGAGGTTGGTCTTCATGGCGCTGCTGGAAACCCTGGTATGGACGGAGCTCCGGGCGTTGATGGTTTGGCTGGCGTAAAGGGTATGCGTGGTGAGCCTGGTCCTTATATATTGGCTGGTGAAATGGGCCCAGATGGTCCTCCAGGTCCTAAAGGTATGGCAGGTGATGAAGGTTTCAGAGGCAGACCTGGTCCAACAGGCAGACCAGGAGTAAAAGGAGTGAAAGGTGAAACGGGTGATCATGGTCCCGACGGTCTCCGAGGTTTACCTGGTACTAAAGGTATACGTGGTGATATATTGATGGGCTATCCCGGTCTTGCTGGAGAGCCTGGTAGAAATGGTCGCATTGCTCCACATGGCCGTAAAGGTCAGAAAGGAGAAACTGGTGTCCCCGGTGTTCAAGGTGTGCAAGGTGCTAAAGGCGATATTGGCGCCACTGGCAGACGAGGTGAACACGGCGACCGTGGCATGCCCGGCAACCCAGGTGTAATGGGTATGCAAGGATTGGTAGGTATTCCTGGCGAACAAGGTGATCGCGGTGAATTGGGTGAAGATGGTCGTCATGGTGATATGGGTCCCAGAGGCGTCATGGGTGCTATGGGCCTTAAAG gTCAAATGGGTGATGTTGGTCCGTATGGTCGTCGAGGTAATGATGGCATGCATGGTCGTAAAGGAGAACAAGGTGACATGGGTTACCCTGGACGTATGGGCGCTAAAGGTTTTGCCTCCCGTAGCGGCATTAAGGGTGAACGCGGAGAATCCGGCTATTTAGGCCCACGTGGTTATGACGGTCTTCCTGGAGAAAAGGGTATGCAAGGCCTACCTGGTGATGAAGCATATGGCCAAGATGGTATGCCAGGAAGAAAAGGAGAAACAGGAGTACCCGGCATGAATGGAATGAATGGTCTCCCCGGCCTTAAGGGCATACGTGGAGATTATGGCCTAATGGGCCGAATGGGCGAGCAAGGCGACCGTGGCAATGAAGGCAGACCCGGATATCCTGGAGTTCCTGGAAAAGTTGGTTACGACGGAGCTATAGGACCCATGGGTCCCATGGGCCTTGTTGGTGAACGGGGAGAAGTAGGAGAAATGGGCTACGCTGGTTATGTTGGTCTTGCCGGTGATCGTGGTGATGCTGGAGAACCTGGTGCTTTTGGACCCCAAGGTGAACATGGTGACGAAGGTCTTCCCGGTCGTCCTGGTATCTTATTGGTCGGCTATGCCCAAAGAGGTGACAAAGGAGAACCTGGTATTAGGGGTGAAACTGGTCCAATGGGTGAAATGGGTCCAGATGGTTCACCTGGCTTCCCTGGACGTAAAGGCGAACGTGGTGATTTTGGTTTGGTTGGTCTGCCTGGCACTGATGGCTACGCTGGAATCAATGGTGAACGTGGTGACAAAGGCTACCCAGGTCCTCCTGGTCATACACCAAGCTTTGCTGAACCCGGTGAGGAAGGTGACATGGGCTATGATGGCTTGCCCGGACGTCCTGGCCGCATTGGTCCTAAAGGCGCTCCCGGTGATATGGGAGAATATGGCTTAGATGGCATGAAGGGAGAAATGGGCATGAGCATAATGGGTCCTAAGGGTATGACCGGTGACATCGGCTACCCTGGTGCCAATGGTCGCAACGGATTACATGGTATGGCTGGACTCAAGGGCGAACGAGGAGATCTCGGACCACAAGGTATGCGCGGTGAACCTGGTTATGCCATCCCCGGATTACGTGGTGATCATGGTGATGTCGGTCCTCAAGGTGCTCCTGGATTGGAGGGTCGCAAAGGTGAAATGGGTATGCATGGGCGACCTGGTCGCACAGGTCCAATGGGTCAACGTGGTCCTCGAGGCCCGATGGGTGATCCAGGCTTCGATGGCCGTAACGGTTTGGATGGTCTAAAAGGTGTTCTTGGTGAACCCGGCGTAACATTCCCCTTCCGCATGGCACGTAAGGGAGAACGAGGTGAACCTGGCATGGATGGATTCAAGGGACAAATGGGTGACATGGGCCCAGAAGGTGAAATGGGTTTCCAAGGTGCCGTGGGTCAAAGAGGTTACCAAGGAGAACGTGGTCTAATGGGTCTCACAGGCCCCGATGGACCGAAAGGTGAAATGGGCATGATCGGTGCCCCCGGTTTGACTGGTTACACCGGTGTAATGGGTCCAAAGGGTCCCACAGGAGATCCAGCtcctccaccaccaccacccaaGAGTCGTGGCTTCATTTTTGTCCGTCACTCACAGACCGTTCTAACTCCCCAATGTCCACCCAATACCAATTTCATGTGGGAAGGTTATTCGCTTGCTGGTAGTATTGGCAATGCTCGCGCTCATGCCCAAGATTTAGGTCGTGCCGGTTCTTGTATGAGACGTTTTAGCACCATGCCCTATATGACCTGTGATGGTAGTGTATGCAACTATGGCCAAACTAACGATGACAGTATGTGGTTGGCAACAGATGAACCCATGAATTTCGCCATGATACCAATCCAAGCCAATGTTATTCAGAAATATATTTCACG TTGTGCCGTTTGTGAGACTACAACTAGGGTCATAGCTCTACACAGTCAAAGTATGACAATACCAGAATGTCCAAGTGGTTGGGAGGAAATGTGGACTGGTTACAGTTATTTCATG ACAACAACCGATAACACTGGTGGTTTAGGCCAAAATCTTGTATCACCTGGTTCCTGTTTGGAACAATTCCGAGCCCAACCCATTATCGAATGCCATGGTCAaggtaaatgtaacttatacgaTCCAGTTACCTCATTCTGGTTGGCTGTAATCGAAGAACATGAAATGTGGCAAATGCCACAATCACAAACTTTGAAGAAGGATCAGACCAGCAAGATTAGCAG ATGTTCTGTATGT